A stretch of the Maridesulfovibrio bastinii DSM 16055 genome encodes the following:
- a CDS encoding CBS and ACT domain-containing protein — protein sequence MLVGDWMSTDVYTLKPDEMVITAMEMMREIGIRQIPVIESSGLVVGIVTDRDIRDAMPSKFLQGDSTFGKNGHGLNDLKIRDIMSHDPLVVTPDTCMEVAAKMLLESRIGGLPVIDDIGIVGIITAVDIFRFLTSATGVDKSGTQLSFTLDDTASALSELLNDLWSRGLRISTIFTSYDGVETGQRKVFVWIQRIDEMTLVSLVKHLKQTYKLSYYVHQEETFKEF from the coding sequence ATGTTAGTAGGCGATTGGATGTCGACAGATGTTTATACATTGAAGCCGGATGAGATGGTTATAACCGCGATGGAAATGATGCGTGAAATAGGAATCAGACAGATTCCTGTGATAGAGTCATCCGGGCTGGTGGTCGGAATTGTAACCGACAGGGATATTCGTGATGCCATGCCTTCAAAATTTTTGCAGGGAGACAGCACCTTCGGTAAAAACGGACACGGACTTAATGATCTCAAAATCAGAGATATAATGAGCCATGATCCACTGGTTGTAACACCTGATACCTGTATGGAAGTAGCTGCAAAAATGCTGCTTGAAAGCCGTATCGGCGGTCTGCCTGTAATAGATGATATCGGTATTGTGGGAATTATTACCGCTGTTGATATTTTCAGATTTCTTACATCTGCTACAGGTGTGGATAAATCCGGTACACAGTTGTCATTTACTCTTGATGATACCGCTTCGGCGCTTAGTGAACTGCTCAATGACCTCTGGAGTAGAGGATTAAGAATTTCAACTATATTTACTTCATACGATGGTGTTGAAACAGGCCAGAGAAAGGTTTTTGTATGGATTCAGCGAATAGATGAGATGACTCTTGTTTCACTGGTAAAACACTTGAAACAGACATACAAACTGTCATATTATGTGCATCAGGAAGAAACATTCAAAGAATTTTAA
- a CDS encoding major capsid protein produces MATLGNTAYTLSDWANRIDPSGSVRTVVELLSETNEILQDAAWVEGNLPTGHRTTVRTDLPSVSWRKLNYGIKPSKSRTKQVDDVCGMLESYAEIDKALADLNGNTATFRMSEDRAFLEAMNQEFADTFIYGDTDLEPEKFLGLAPRFSSVENENVIDFGGAGDSCTSIWIVCWSDQTVHFTFPKGSSGGVSHNDLGEVTLEDSNGGRYQGYRTHYKWTPGLVVRDWRYVARIGSIDTANFGQGSIRRALITGLNKIPNTSMGKTVIYCNRSIKTQLDIEASDKNDTMLRTESWEGRPVTTFWGFPIRCVDALHNTEVAI; encoded by the coding sequence ATGGCAACACTTGGTAACACCGCTTACACTCTTTCGGACTGGGCAAACAGAATAGATCCTTCCGGATCTGTAAGAACAGTTGTTGAGCTGCTTTCGGAAACAAATGAAATTCTTCAGGATGCAGCATGGGTTGAGGGGAACCTTCCTACCGGACATAGAACTACTGTCCGCACTGATCTGCCTTCTGTCAGCTGGAGAAAACTCAATTATGGAATCAAACCCAGCAAGTCACGCACCAAACAGGTGGATGATGTCTGCGGTATGCTGGAATCTTATGCTGAAATAGACAAAGCTCTTGCTGATCTTAACGGCAATACCGCAACCTTCCGTATGTCCGAGGATCGTGCATTTCTGGAAGCTATGAATCAGGAATTCGCAGACACCTTTATTTATGGTGATACTGATCTTGAGCCGGAAAAATTCCTTGGCCTTGCTCCAAGGTTCAGCTCCGTTGAAAATGAGAATGTTATTGATTTCGGAGGAGCCGGAGACAGTTGTACTTCAATCTGGATTGTCTGCTGGTCTGATCAGACTGTTCATTTCACCTTTCCGAAAGGTTCAAGCGGTGGTGTCTCCCATAACGATCTTGGCGAAGTTACCTTGGAGGACAGCAACGGCGGACGTTATCAGGGTTACAGAACTCATTACAAATGGACTCCCGGTCTGGTGGTCCGCGACTGGCGCTATGTGGCCCGCATCGGTTCCATTGATACCGCTAATTTTGGTCAGGGATCAATCCGCAGGGCTTTGATAACCGGACTTAACAAAATACCCAACACCTCAATGGGCAAAACCGTCATCTACTGCAACAGATCCATTAAAACTCAGCTCGATATAGAAGCCTCAGATAAAAACGATACCATGCTCAGAACCGAAAGCTGGGAAGGCCGTCCTGTAACAACCTTCTGGGGCTTCCCCATTCGTTGTGTGGATGCTCTCCATAATACAGAAGTAGCAATCTAA
- the trhA gene encoding PAQR family membrane homeostasis protein TrhA: MLKYVRDPMSGLTHFIGFLLAITGLVFLLLRAVNPVRVPLVVTFSVFGGFMILLFLASTLYHWLPLSEKGVRCLRRIDHCMIFLYIAATYTPICVIALNGGWGWSLFGCVWGIALGGVLLKIFWLGAPRWISTSIYLGMGWLVVVGIWPLVQSLQTGALLWLLAGGLIYSAGAVIYALKKPDPWPGVFGFHEIFHLFVMAGSFCHFWVMFEYVAKLGWS, encoded by the coding sequence ATGTTGAAATATGTGCGTGACCCCATGAGTGGTCTGACCCATTTTATAGGTTTTCTTCTAGCAATAACCGGTCTTGTTTTTTTACTCTTAAGGGCTGTGAATCCTGTCAGGGTTCCCCTTGTAGTAACTTTTTCCGTTTTTGGCGGATTCATGATTCTGCTGTTTCTGGCCAGTACTCTCTATCACTGGCTGCCGCTTTCGGAAAAAGGTGTAAGATGTCTGCGTAGAATCGATCATTGCATGATCTTTTTATACATAGCGGCAACTTACACTCCTATATGTGTAATTGCCCTAAATGGCGGATGGGGTTGGTCTCTGTTCGGTTGTGTCTGGGGAATTGCTTTAGGTGGAGTTCTGCTGAAAATTTTCTGGCTTGGTGCTCCGCGCTGGATATCAACTTCCATATACCTCGGTATGGGCTGGCTGGTTGTTGTGGGTATATGGCCTCTGGTGCAGTCCTTACAGACCGGTGCACTCTTATGGCTTCTGGCAGGCGGGCTGATATATTCGGCAGGGGCAGTGATATACGCTTTGAAGAAACCTGATCCGTGGCCCGGTGTTTTCGGTTTTCATGAAATTTTTCATCTTTTTGTGATGGCCGGCAGTTTCTGTCATTTCTGGGTGATGTTTGAATATGTGGCAAAGTTGGGATGGAGCTAA
- a CDS encoding Bbp16 family capsid cement protein — translation MYIDYENCFCEKQPIVSNAVSTNVLNVGRDCGCGNTVKVKVIVDGEDFAGLSGLRVALQASEDDDFSLFETLYESGSIPVASLVRGYTFPLPSLPDRHPGFLRLNFTVSGGDATSGKVSGYIIMDDQTNR, via the coding sequence ATGTATATAGATTATGAAAACTGCTTTTGTGAAAAGCAGCCTATTGTTTCCAATGCCGTATCTACAAATGTCTTGAATGTCGGCAGGGATTGCGGCTGTGGTAATACCGTAAAGGTAAAGGTCATTGTTGACGGCGAAGATTTCGCCGGACTTTCCGGTCTTCGCGTGGCTCTTCAGGCTTCTGAGGATGATGATTTCTCTCTTTTTGAAACCCTGTATGAATCTGGATCAATTCCGGTTGCTTCACTTGTTCGTGGTTACACTTTTCCTCTGCCTTCACTGCCGGACAGGCATCCCGGATTTTTACGCCTTAATTTTACTGTCAGCGGGGGGGATGCAACCTCGGGAAAAGTCAGCGGTTATATCATCATGGATGACCAGACAAACCGTTAA
- a CDS encoding aminotransferase class I/II-fold pyridoxal phosphate-dependent enzyme — protein MTSKFYENWIASELESLEANNMLRGIPDIDFGADKYLNFKGRELINLASNDYLGLSGKNELRDGAIKAVETYGCGSAASRLVTGNFAIYDQLESKVAEFNNKDASIFFPAGYSANLAIMDTFADRHTIVFSDRLNHASILDGIRLSGARQVRYRHNDMVHLRKMVDKYSDISRKILVTDTIFSMDGDLAHLEEIVQICSENDIFLVIDEAHADGVFGDGRGLAGQYGLEDEVDLHMGAFSKSFGSLGGYVAGKAESISLLRNYGRSFVFTTALPPAVIGANLASLEYVSTHPERGRNLLAAAAELRKFLKGLGFDTGCSQSQIIPVILGENTTALAARDFLIDKGLYCAAIRPPTVPQNTARLRLSIRADFNKDDFVKIKDAFADLSAELSN, from the coding sequence ATGACTTCAAAATTTTATGAAAACTGGATTGCAAGCGAGCTGGAATCACTCGAAGCCAATAATATGCTGCGCGGGATTCCTGATATTGATTTCGGGGCCGATAAGTATCTCAACTTCAAGGGAAGAGAGCTTATTAATCTGGCCTCTAATGACTATCTGGGATTATCAGGAAAAAATGAACTTAGAGACGGGGCAATAAAAGCTGTAGAGACTTATGGTTGCGGATCGGCTGCTTCCAGGCTGGTAACAGGAAATTTTGCTATTTATGACCAGCTGGAATCAAAGGTTGCAGAATTCAATAATAAGGATGCATCAATCTTTTTTCCGGCCGGATATTCTGCAAATCTCGCGATAATGGATACCTTTGCCGACAGACATACAATAGTTTTTTCTGATCGTCTTAACCATGCAAGTATCCTGGATGGAATTCGTCTTTCAGGAGCCAGACAGGTTCGTTATCGCCATAATGATATGGTTCATCTAAGAAAAATGGTGGACAAGTATTCTGATATTTCCAGAAAAATACTTGTAACTGATACAATTTTCAGCATGGACGGTGATCTGGCTCATCTTGAGGAGATAGTTCAGATCTGTTCTGAAAATGATATATTTCTTGTGATTGACGAAGCTCATGCAGATGGCGTTTTCGGCGATGGTCGAGGTCTGGCCGGACAATATGGTCTGGAGGATGAAGTTGATCTGCATATGGGAGCTTTTTCAAAGTCATTCGGATCACTCGGAGGGTATGTTGCCGGAAAAGCAGAGTCCATATCTCTCTTGAGAAATTATGGCAGGTCGTTCGTTTTTACAACAGCTCTTCCACCTGCGGTGATCGGGGCTAATCTGGCTTCGCTTGAATATGTTTCCACACATCCGGAGAGAGGCAGAAATTTGTTGGCTGCTGCTGCGGAGTTGCGCAAATTTTTAAAAGGATTAGGTTTTGATACAGGTTGCTCACAGAGCCAGATAATTCCTGTTATTCTTGGTGAAAATACCACTGCTCTGGCCGCTAGAGATTTTCTGATAGACAAAGGTTTATATTGTGCGGCCATACGTCCGCCGACGGTTCCTCAGAATACGGCCAGACTCAGACTTTCAATAAGGGCTGATTTTAACAAAGATGATTTTGTAAAGATTAAAGATGCTTTTGCAGATCTGTCAGCGGAGCTTAGCAATTGA
- a CDS encoding methyltransferase domain-containing protein has protein sequence MKSLIRSCFGRAAGSYYDAASVQKDVARICVLNCPAAHYGNVLDIGSGVGFVAENFNGDFSSTNYFSLDLTLPMLVEQQKRFMFPVMLAADGEYLPFRKKSFDLLLSSSAMQWYMKPEISIPETLEFLKPGGYFSFSVFIKGTLGELEDVSRRTGFGRMHKLEDERFYLNLFEGIKSLDFSHEVKDFVTLHPGVREFLKAHKMTGAGASSEKMCFGKESYRKFVSEYERLYSTDGMIKSTFRSLFIYGRKKGI, from the coding sequence ATGAAAAGTTTGATCAGGAGTTGTTTTGGAAGAGCTGCCGGAAGTTATTATGATGCCGCTTCGGTTCAAAAGGACGTTGCCCGGATTTGTGTTTTAAACTGTCCAGCAGCTCACTATGGTAATGTGCTTGATATCGGTTCCGGTGTGGGATTTGTTGCTGAAAATTTTAACGGTGATTTTTCCAGCACCAATTATTTTTCGCTTGATCTGACTCTGCCGATGCTTGTTGAACAGCAGAAACGTTTTATGTTTCCGGTTATGTTAGCTGCCGATGGAGAATATCTTCCATTTAGAAAAAAAAGCTTCGATCTCCTGCTCAGCTCATCCGCCATGCAGTGGTATATGAAACCTGAAATATCGATTCCTGAAACTTTGGAATTTCTAAAGCCGGGAGGATACTTTTCATTTTCTGTTTTCATCAAAGGAACGCTTGGGGAACTTGAAGACGTAAGCAGAAGAACTGGTTTCGGCAGAATGCATAAACTAGAAGATGAGCGGTTTTATTTAAATCTTTTTGAAGGAATAAAAAGTCTGGACTTCAGTCATGAGGTTAAAGATTTTGTAACCCTGCATCCCGGGGTTCGCGAATTTTTAAAGGCTCATAAAATGACCGGTGCCGGTGCTTCCAGCGAAAAAATGTGTTTCGGTAAGGAAAGTTACCGAAAATTTGTCAGCGAATATGAGAGATTATACAGTACAGATGGAATGATAAAGTCAACATTCAGGTCTTTATTTATATATGGTCGGAAAAAAGGTATTTAA
- a CDS encoding alpha/beta hydrolase, with the protein MSIVFVGGWATVPGQFPWFAENSEFIVPFADFNPSDLHNRLMEIAGRKEDKVLLGWSTGAHILIKECVSVFSSFDKVILVSPFLSFLDSFPERVVESMIKGLSDDFESVIRQFHLNCGESSTVSASGYNLSELRSGLNFLIDSKIKEIGCKGENLILIRGTKDRIVRKKAFEKVRNMLPEAEVLTPCTGHKPDESFLVSMVGGQLK; encoded by the coding sequence TTGAGTATAGTTTTTGTCGGAGGATGGGCTACAGTTCCCGGACAGTTCCCGTGGTTTGCTGAAAATTCAGAATTTATAGTTCCCTTTGCGGACTTCAATCCTTCAGACCTGCACAACAGGTTGATGGAAATTGCCGGTCGTAAAGAAGATAAAGTTCTACTGGGCTGGTCAACCGGAGCGCATATTCTGATTAAAGAGTGTGTTTCTGTTTTTTCTTCTTTTGATAAGGTTATACTTGTTTCTCCTTTTTTATCTTTTCTGGATTCATTTCCAGAGCGTGTTGTTGAGAGCATGATCAAAGGACTTTCTGATGATTTTGAAAGTGTTATCAGACAGTTTCATCTTAATTGCGGTGAAAGCTCAACTGTTTCTGCCAGTGGTTATAATTTAAGCGAACTTCGTAGCGGACTGAATTTTCTGATTGATTCAAAGATTAAGGAAATCGGATGTAAAGGAGAAAATCTGATTTTAATACGCGGAACAAAAGACAGAATAGTCAGGAAAAAGGCCTTTGAAAAAGTGCGCAATATGCTGCCCGAGGCAGAGGTCCTGACACCTTGCACAGGACATAAACCTGATGAATCTTTTCTTGTCTCTATGGTCGGGGGGCAATTGAAATGA
- a CDS encoding sterol desaturase family protein produces the protein MEGDNYRSLFFILSALAVCCAELLAPRRDGNKSRLKRWPVNFGIVFIGALLCRIVLPILPVGLAVELNSNHWGVLPASHIGRPYDFIISIVVFDLAIYFQHRAFHHFKILWMLHRTHHADTVYDFSTGIRFHPFEILLSTFWKMLLVFILGPPASAVLVFEIILNSLAMFNHANFKLPLKFDSFLRLFIVTPDTHRVHHSVYFKENNSNFGFNVPWWDRLFKTYIPQPEDGHENMKIGLNIFRSPEYFSFYKVILTPFIKP, from the coding sequence ATGGAAGGCGACAATTACCGCTCTCTGTTTTTTATTTTGTCAGCTCTTGCAGTCTGTTGTGCTGAGCTTTTAGCTCCACGCAGAGATGGAAACAAAAGCAGGCTTAAACGCTGGCCGGTTAATTTTGGAATCGTTTTTATCGGGGCTCTGCTGTGCCGTATTGTCCTTCCTATTCTGCCAGTCGGGCTCGCGGTTGAATTGAATTCAAATCACTGGGGTGTGTTGCCAGCCTCACATATTGGAAGACCTTATGATTTTATCATCTCAATAGTTGTTTTTGATTTGGCAATATATTTTCAGCACCGGGCTTTTCATCATTTTAAAATATTATGGATGCTTCATCGTACACACCATGCTGACACGGTTTATGATTTTTCAACAGGTATAAGATTCCACCCCTTTGAAATTTTACTTTCAACTTTCTGGAAAATGCTGCTTGTTTTTATTCTCGGGCCACCAGCATCTGCTGTCCTTGTTTTTGAAATAATTCTCAATTCTCTGGCTATGTTTAATCATGCAAATTTTAAACTGCCTTTGAAGTTTGATTCATTCCTGCGACTTTTTATTGTTACACCGGACACACATCGAGTTCATCATTCTGTTTATTTCAAGGAGAATAACAGTAACTTCGGCTTTAATGTCCCTTGGTGGGACAGACTTTTTAAAACCTATATTCCGCAACCTGAAGACGGGCACGAGAATATGAAAATCGGGCTTAATATTTTTCGCTCTCCAGAATATTTTTCCTTTTATAAAGTTATTTTAACCCCATTCATCAAGCCATAA
- the thiC gene encoding phosphomethylpyrimidine synthase ThiC produces MLSKNAALKKIFDAGISDLEKFEELSQSRILQGIEDGTMVLLGNPNHPNVTPTLIGQPAKVKVNANIGTSPFKNDVEKEMKKLEAAQGAGAHAVMDLSTAGDLDKIRTDMLTKCPLPLGTVPIYAMAQQYVARDEDPAGFTIEELLKEIEKEAEQGVDFMTLHCGLTRRGAEWATSGDRVLGIVSRGGSILARWMRDHDAENPLLTNYERILEICLKHNVTISLGDGLRPGAGADAGDAAQWEEVLMLGELAKRSREYGVQTMIEGPGHVPLNLVESQIRGIKKATHNAPLYVLGPLVTDSAPGYDHIAGAIGGAVAVMNGVDFLCYLTPAEHLTLPEIDDVWNGVKASLVAAQCGEVGMCRESAVNRDYEMSKARMALDWDRIAELAIDPALACNRRKDHKDEKECAMCGKFCAVRMLSE; encoded by the coding sequence CTTGAGAAATTCGAGGAGCTTTCGCAGTCCAGAATTTTACAGGGAATTGAAGACGGAACCATGGTTCTGCTCGGTAACCCAAATCATCCAAACGTAACTCCCACTCTTATCGGTCAACCCGCTAAAGTTAAGGTCAATGCTAATATCGGAACATCTCCTTTCAAAAATGATGTTGAAAAAGAGATGAAAAAGCTTGAAGCCGCTCAGGGTGCAGGAGCACATGCGGTTATGGACCTTTCAACTGCCGGTGATCTGGATAAGATTCGTACTGATATGCTGACCAAATGTCCTCTGCCTCTCGGTACTGTGCCCATTTATGCAATGGCTCAGCAGTATGTGGCCCGGGACGAAGACCCGGCTGGTTTTACCATAGAGGAGCTGCTCAAAGAGATAGAGAAGGAAGCTGAACAGGGTGTTGATTTCATGACCCTGCATTGCGGCCTTACCCGTCGCGGTGCCGAGTGGGCAACATCAGGTGATCGTGTGCTTGGTATTGTTTCCCGTGGTGGTTCTATTCTGGCCCGCTGGATGCGTGACCATGATGCTGAAAATCCGCTGCTCACCAATTATGAAAGAATTCTGGAAATATGCCTCAAGCATAACGTAACCATCAGTCTTGGTGACGGTCTCAGACCCGGAGCCGGAGCAGATGCCGGAGACGCCGCACAGTGGGAAGAAGTTCTCATGCTTGGTGAACTTGCAAAACGCTCAAGGGAATACGGTGTTCAGACCATGATCGAAGGTCCGGGACATGTTCCCCTTAACCTTGTTGAGTCCCAGATTCGCGGAATCAAAAAAGCCACCCATAACGCTCCGCTTTATGTACTCGGACCTCTGGTGACTGACAGTGCTCCCGGATATGACCATATCGCAGGTGCTATCGGCGGAGCTGTTGCCGTAATGAACGGTGTTGATTTTCTCTGCTACCTGACCCCTGCTGAACATCTTACCCTTCCTGAGATTGATGATGTCTGGAATGGTGTTAAGGCTTCACTCGTTGCTGCTCAGTGCGGTGAAGTAGGTATGTGTCGCGAAAGTGCTGTCAACCGTGACTATGAAATGTCCAAAGCCCGCATGGCTCTTGACTGGGATCGCATTGCTGAGCTTGCAATTGATCCTGCTCTGGCATGCAATCGCAGAAAAGATCATAAAGATGAAAAAGAATGCGCTATGTGCGGAAAATTCTGCGCTGTAAGGATGCTTTCGGAATAA